TGTTATCTAGTGGTTTGTCCAACTGAACCCAAATTCCAGATTCTTCCTCTTGTAGAATACCTTCTAGTTCCACCATCTCAACGTGAGAGCTCCTGTTCCAAATAGAATTGGATCTTCTAAGCTCATCAATACTCTTCTTCAACTTCTTGCATTCATCTTTTGCCAAACTTCTTAGCCCATCAAGAAAGTCTCCCATCTTGCCATGCTCCATGAAAACATCTGATAAAGTCATACGTTTTCGAAAAATCATGTTTTCTAGCTCATCCTGCGACATAAGTGACCCAAGAGATTCAAATTCAGTGGTGCTAAGACCCCCTTCATGAAATTGCAAATACTCCTTTAAGTTGGTTAATTCCCTATGCTTATCCAATAGTCTCTCAGCTGCCTCTTGTTCCACCGCACTCACTATCCCCTTAATCACTGAGTCACTTACCATCCTTGATACCATTAAGCGGTCATTGACATCTTCCCAGTATGTatcaaaatcctccaaaatcTCATCACCCAGATTCTCATTTTCCTTTGCACCATTAACCATTTGCTCGCACCCACCATTTGTCATTCCCTCAAGGTCATCCTCACCATGTGATTTTATACCATTCCTATTTCTCACCACCCGATTCTCTGACACCTCTGAACTCCCCATAACAGAAGCATATCTGCATATTATTTTCCCAATATTAGAAAACCCACTTAAACCCAAAATAGAAAATCATAAATCAAGCTGAAACAAATCACTTTCAACAAATCAACCATAAAACAAGTATACCCTTAATGAAATTTACACTCAAAATCCATCAACCAGAAGAAAATgattaaaacaaagaaaaaaaagaaaaaaaccacTTCAAAAAAGTCACCATTAAACAAGTAACCCCACACTAAAGCAAAACATAACGAAAGAAACCCCTGAAATTTCACAACCCAAAAAAAACAGAAAACCAAAAAGATGGAAAAAGTGAACACactcaaaatttaaattaacaCAAACCCAACAAAGAAAACAACTTCACAAGTAAGCAAATTAGGGAAAAGGGTGTTCAATTATTACAACTATTAAACAAACAATTAACCAAAGCAATACTCATAAGCAAGTAAAACAAAGGAGCTTTAAATGTGTGAACTTACAAGGAAAGAAGCGATTAAGCTACCAAAAAGGGTATAATAGCTCAAATGGGTCTTTGGTAAATGCTAATGTATATCAGTTCTTGAATTCTTCTCAGAAATCAGTGGAGTggttagctttagggtttttcTGGGAGAGAGTAAGCTTAACTCAGAAGAAAGTTTGGGGGAATGAGCGGGAGTGATTATACATAAGAGAAATGAAGGATTAAAATAGATGATTTTAATATGCATTAATATATTGATTAACGAAAAATACGTTGATTATGGAGCTTGGttctaattataaattaaaaaaaaaggttgaTTCATTAGGAAGATAGTCATGGTACGTCAATTATGAAAACAATATAcattaatatattaattaaagaaaaatacgTTGCTCTAATTCAATAATTATTAATACGGATAATAATAATCAGGCATGATATGTAAATGTATTATTTAACTTGATTTCAATTGATATTCATGtcatgtatacaagtaaatacttaaatttaaataaaattgaacaagtagacacatacATGCATAATACACATAGGACACCGCATAAAACGTGAATTGTCACGTATGATACATGTGtttacttatttaattttatacaaatttaagaaCTCGTTTAGTCATATGagataaagttaaaattttgttttgatatgcaatttgaatttttaagttgtatttttgctcacaaacattaaaaaaaaacataagttGATTATCTTGAAGTTTTTATATAATCTTATCAAATAAGTAAAGGTTTATAACAAAAGTATAATACACtatcaaaaagttattccaAACAACATACAatatttattgatcaaattTTAGTTCAATAAAAAAGGCAAATTGAACGTGAGTTGTATTGaactactttttaataaaattgaacATGGTCAATATCATTAATAACTATATCATCATGTTTATATTCTGTGAATATTTCACCACTCATTTGATATTCTcgcaaaaaaaattatagatataaaattgttttttttttataaagtatAAAATTGTGGGTTAATTTTTACATTTGAAAAAAATGcaaaatcatgatatgaaatccTCAAATCGCTTTTTtagagaatttaaaattttatctcaTGATTTCTCTTCAATTGTCGAGTATAATTTGGTATAGATTCAAAGTTTTAAGCTTCGAGCTCGGAGGCCTAGAGCCTCGCATGAAACCATGAGATGAAATTACATGTTCAAAtgttgattttatttcataattttaaacTATGAGATAAAATCACATATCCAAACACTTACTAAatatctatttatatataataaaaaatatataaatattagctgaaattaaattttaaaatatatttatatatattgtgcataataattataatagtaataattgTAATTTCATTGACAAAAAACGTGGGTGAAAGATATGGAAAGGTTGGAGGTAGTCCTATCAAGTGGTGGTCCCGCATGTATAATTTGTTTGTATTTACAtcaatttctctctctttttttttaccctttttaaTATTCATAGGTGAATAAAATTTGTAGatcatttataaatatttttaattttagaatttattttaaaagaaactTTTATTATTATGCATAAGagatctaaattattttttttatttactttataaataataaaaaaattctcaatTCCTTTATATGTGTGGTTATATGTAAATATGTCCGTAAAATGTTTAATAAATCTCCGTAAAATTAGAGTATATTACTATAAAAAAACACGATGAGTTGGAAGGGAATTTGATGGAGGAAAACTTCAATGTATTGGTTTTTATGATATTTGTATGTCATCTAAAATGTCATATTTCAACacataaaatgaatatataaatatatatgtatgtgtttgAAAAATTATGTACAATGTTAAGAAAtgtattttgaatttataattttaaacatctaataatttattattaacaAAGATCAAACCCAACATATTTGAATGTTGAATTTGTTTCAATCCATGCAACACTGACGAGTTAGCGTGTCGGCTACAAATTTAAcagaattcaataattttgagataaatttcattaaatttataCATACTAGTAATTTAGAATTCAATATCTTTATTAATCAAAATCCGTAACTTCAAATCACAAGGTCACCTCCAATTTTCAACTATTTTGCACATATAATACAACAATCCAATGTCATTGCTACTTTCAAATCCTACTATTGCAAGAATATATCTAGATTTTGACACTAAATTAGCGTTTGGCagtatatttataaatttgacaagttatttttgGTAAAGTTTTATCATATGATTAgctatattttttgaaaaaatatatctaatttttttaaaaagtgattTATATCCATAAGCTCTATtagaaataaatattcataacattgtattacattttataatgaacaagTACCGTGAGAGGTTTGATGCTTTTGAATACATAGTATTAATTTCACTTCCTACTCGCGAAATCCATCATTggcaaaataattatttggttATGTCATTTTCTTGCCCATCGGGCATGGTGGCACATCCTTTTTGATTGGGCATCTTTCAGAGAGGAAAATTGCATATGAATCAGTGGTTTTACAAGATGTTAAAGCTTTGAGAAAGACCTAAGCCCCTGCGCAGGGCTCGACTCCCGAATTGTACGTGAGCTGTCTCGTACGACTCTTCCTAACTCCGCTCGCAAACAGCCTTCCAGCGAGGAGAAAGTGATAAagaagaaaattctcaaattccaaaaaatattaaactaatAGATTATAAGTTATAACCTACTCATAAACAATCTTATAGATTAGTGTAAGAACATTCAAAAAATTGGATCAGTGTGAAGGTCAGGGTGTTTAATATATCTAAATAATGTGTGGTTTAATTAAATTGTGATAGATAAGTGGGTTTTAATttgtgataaaaaataaaatcatttcaAATAAATCGTGTGGACGAAGTTACGTGTCTATCCGTTAGCCATAAGGGTATACACAATTTAGAAGattaaaattgattatttttcaaACCAATCAAAAAAGAGTCCATTGCTATGTAAACATGTACTTCAATAAGAAAATTAAACATTTCAACATACCTTTTCATATTAGCTCTATTTActatcatgttttttttttgtaggtTTATCATTCAATTGTGAATGTGTAACATTAGGTAACGATGgagaaaaatacaatttattaaaataatatagtaagatacaatacaatacattaTGAAATCATACGTTACAATCATCCAAATAAAATGTTAAAGTCaatttttaaaagatatttttttttgaaatatattatgAAATTAATATTAACATAGTGATGCTGATTTAGTAACAAAACTATCATGTTATTTGGTTATTTCTACTTTAAAATGTTATTGAGTTTGTTACAATTAGTTGCGTCATATTATTATCCGCACATATAATGTAGGTCTTCTCATTAAAAAGGGAAGggaaatagaaatagaaagaaaCTAAGCATAATCTGTAGacataatttctttatttttatagtaCTGAGAGGtagtttaaataaatataagatgTTAGACATGTATTtacaatatattatttttgatattattgtaaaaaaaatatttatttacaataaaataaatttgaaatctTTTATATTATACAATAACATTTGAACCCTATGACAAAGGGCTTCACCTTCCCTAACCCTGAGCCGCCCCCATTGGCTTCTGTAATTGCAGTTTGTGCGTTTCTCTGTAAATTTCATTCTGTGGAATTTTGCTACAGTTTCGAGTAACTGCAATGGCAGACGAGGAGAATTTAAATGTTAATGAAGAGTTGAAGCCGAAGCACAAGGGGAAACATGACAAGCCAAAGCCATGGGATGATCCAAGCATCGACCATTGGAAGATTGAGAAGTTTGATCCTTCGTGGAACCAGAGTGGATTGCTTGAAGTCAGTTCCTTTTCAACTCTCTTCCCTCAGTACAGAGGTTAGctcctaaaaatatgttctttTGAGACCACAGTTTTATGACCTACTTTTCTCTTTCCAATACAACTTTTTTGTTTTACGTTTAATTTCAAGTCATATTGAAAGAAGCTTCATTATTTGCATTACTAATTACTGTACAATACTTTTGGAAGTTTGATTGGTAAATACTTGGTAAATCTTACAACTACGCTGTATTAATTTCAGTGTCATCTCTCTAATTTTATTGTCAAATTTCAAGTTTGGAGTTTTGGGCACATTTGCACTAGTCTCTTTTATGCACGTCCAAATTTCTGTCTGAATTGATCTTTGAATACCCAGGGCACTTTTGGTCGAGGAACAAGTTATCCTGGGATTGTATCTCACCCTATGTGGGATAAAAATATCACTATAATCCCAGGATAATTATCTTGTGATTTTATCCCAATCAAACATGAGATAAGCTCATCATAAAATTAATCTCGGTATTAGCTATCCCTAAAATTAATCTCGGGATTAGTTATCCATTATCCTTCATACCAAATGAGCCCCTAGAGTTTATTTAACTGCAAAACCAAAAaccaacagcaacaacaacaccatCACCTCAGTCACAAACAAGTTATAgtcggctatatgaatcctcttttttttttccttttcctcaaGGCACATCATTGTCGtaccaaataaataaaagtaaaccCTATAGGCTTTTTTTCTTCCATTGGGCTCTATTTGTAGCTGGGTTGGCATTGATTCCAAGGATTTGTAGGTCTTTTGGGACAACTTCCTTCCATGTGATTTTAGGTCTACCCCGTCCCCATTTAACACCTTCACTCACCAAAGTTTCACTCTTACAGACCGTTGCATCTGTATGTCAATGCATGACATGACCAGATCATGGAAACAAGAATAAATGTGTGTGCGGGGGTTGGTTAGAATCAGGCACATTAGGAATTTTGACGGAATGTGTGTTTTCCCTGTCAGTGTTTGCTCTTATTGGAACATATAAAACTTTTGCTCGCCAATATTCAGATACATGATATGGTTTTTCTTTAGTTGATGTTTTGATTATACCAAATTGAAGAAAGAGAAAGCAGTTCCTATGTATATTGGAATATCGTTTAGTTGCTTATTTCTTCAATGATTTGTTAATAAAACTGACAACACAAGGTGCACTGTGCAGGTCGGGATTTTCAGTGAATCAATTAGTTAAAATGCCAGACTGAGTCTCCccttataaattataatctgtTCACTTGATCATGTTTGCTTTTTAACCTTTCCTTGAGAAGTAttcttctatatttttttgttaaaaactATCGATGTTTCTTGTGAATCTATAATAATTGACACATTAGTGTGCTGTATGTTAATAATTGAGCACTTTTATCAGAGAAATATTTGCAAGAGTGTTGGCCTATTGTAAAAGGTGCCTTGAAAGAGCATGGAATTGCCTGCGAACTTAACTTGGTAAGTCATTGTAACCTCTGCCTCCCTCTTTTtccctctctctttctctcacatgCGCGcgcacatacacacacacacgcTCTTTTATTGCTATCTACATTCTACAATTATTAGAATACCTCTAAAACCATGTATTATTTGTTAGTTGGCAAGGTGCTAACTCGTTTAGGCCAGCTTGAGAACCAAGGTTACTTACATCTGACTCATGTATTTTGGCGTGAAGTAAAATTGCTCTGTGCTATCTCTCTGATAATGCATTCCTGAATTAATCAATGTTTAATGTCGTAATACTTAATTAAAAGGTATTTATACGGAATTAAACCTTATTGATGGGGCACCCAAATTCAGGCTTATCATTGACTCTTTTTGGAACTCTTGGGAAACTAACGTGAGGGACGTTGTCCATCCATTTTAGTTGCCGATACAGTAATGAGCTTGCTGAGTTCAAATGATGAAATCTAAGTTATTGCTTAAAAATGGATTTCCTCATTACAAGTGGCTATGGATAAAACCTCAAGTTTTTAACAGGATTCTTGAGTTGCTCACATTTCTTTTGATAAGCAAAGGTGATTACAAAATTTTCACTTATGGTGTGAGGGTCATATGTTAGATAGCTTGTCACAGTTTCTGACTATTGTGGATAGCATTAGGACAGTTAAGATCTGTAACCCCTTCATCTCATACTCTTCTCAGCACCTTCTTGGTACTTATTCAAGTAAAATCTACTTTGCATGATCCatgaaatagaaaataaaaaacagGATTCCTGAGTGATACTGGGTAAAGGTTccttatttatcatatttcaaCATCTTGTTTAGTTATTTACTTAATGCCAATCGATGTAAAGATGGTGGGGCTTTGGAGAAGATGTTCCCAAAGCATGTATATCTGGGAAATTTATTTCATTGTTGGGGGCTTTGAAGAAAAAGTTTTCTGGCATAGAAAAGTATgtacaaaaaaacaaaatttatttcATTGGTAGGGGTCGAATGTTGGTAACATTCCAAGTTTTTATGATATGTCAGCAACTTCAAAGAGTATCACACACTGTTACCTTGACTGGCTATTAGTCTTCCCACTTTTACTCTCTAATGAGCACTAATATTTGGTCTGCAATTTTGCAAGTAATATTAtctgtttattttttcttctgttGTGGGTCAGGTTGAAGGATCCATGACAGTTTCTACTACTATGAAGACAAGGGATCCCTATATTATCGTAAAAGCTAGGGATTTGATAAAACTTTTGTCAAGAAGTGTCCCTGCTCCTCaggtttgtatttttttaacccCTGTTGTTACTCATCATCTCGGATTCTTTTCTTATATAGCATACTTAATGCTTGGTTAGAATATTTTAGTAGCAACCAGTAAATAGCGTTGTTGTAGGATTGAGCTCTGCTTCTGTTTATGGAATGGTATTCTGTTTGTTTCAAAACCAGAAAAGGCTTGACTTTTGTTTTGATCAGTAATCCAGGGAGGTTAGACTTGTCATATATGTTAAATTATAAAGTTATTTGCCAGCCTTATGTTTATTTTGACCAGCAGCTGTCTTATGCTTAATCGGAATGGTTGTGCAAAGGAGAGGGTTATAAAAAAAAGGTGGGAGGCTTTGGTACATGGCTGTTAATAAGTAAATAACGAATATTTGGAGCCTCTCTATGGTCCACCAATTTCCTGAGACACTTAAGTGTGATTTTTGAGATTTAGGTGTCACTTATTTGCTCAGCTGAACAATTCATCTTCTTTCTGCTTGGATTTTGTTTCGCAGAAAGCAGATCTGCACTAGCTATCTATTGCATATTGTTTAATGGCCTTCTATTCTACTTttctattatttaattttgtttttcacTTTTCGTCATCTGTGGTATAacagaagagaaaagaaaatgcATTTATTTATCCACAAATTTGCTGTTCATGTCCCCTCTGGAATTTGAATGTTAAGTTGGAGGATTGCTTCACTATATTTATGTGCTCTATTAATCATCCAATAGTCTCTTCAACTGTTGGttaattctaaatgaaatttaCTTTTTCAGGCTGTCAAAATCCTGAATGATGAGATGCAATGTGACATCATCAAGATTGGCAACATGGTTCGCAACAAGGTGTGCTATGCTCATCCCTACTCAAATTAAGTACATGTATTTCAACTTTATCTTTTATTTGGTGGATGATTTTGATGAGAACATGCATTGCTATGGGTGTCAAACACTTTGTTGGATACTCATCGAATATAAATGTTCCTTCACTTAATATGCACACTTTTGATAAGTATGCTCGTTCGCAATTACATACTTATTCGACAAGTATGAGAGGGTTCGCaacccccccccctcccccactTGTCTGCACTCTTATTTGTTCACCCAGCCTGCATACCCCAAAGTATGCCTTGAAGAGACTCAGACCTCCATCCTCCTTGGCATGAGATTtccttcataaaaaaaaagagatttgTTTCAAGGTTTGCCTGTGTACCAGTTCTTCACTAAAGCATCTTAAATTGTACCATATGCAGTGTGTGTGATATGTTCCTTTTGCCTTGATGATTATCACTGTTGTAGCAAAGGTACTAGTAAAGATGGACATGATTTCTAAACTTATAAGATATatttaagttattaattatatttcttACGCATATTATTTTTTGGGAGATTTGTAACTCAAATATGAAAGAACATGTAGCTTCGTCTGATTAAAGACTGTTTTCTTCCCCTGGATTACATATCTTATTTCAACTTGGGCATGCATATTAATCAAGAGTTGAAACCTTGGATTATTTCATATAAATCTTGAAACACGTGGGTGCCATTAATTACCCTATTtcgttttttattatttatataaaaagaaaataagttgtTAGCAAGATGTTAAGGTGAGGgacatattttgaattttgagaagTACTGGAATGCATGATTGGACTATTAACTCCGGGTGAACCCAATAGTGCTTTTTGTAGAATACTACTTCGACCGTTCCatgatgttatatatatatatatatatatatatatatatatatatattaaagttGTGGCTGCAAAAGAAATTTCATATGAATGATGTCATATGAAAGTTCAGAATTTGTATGCCTTAACGTTGTACAAGTTATATAGAATAGTATTGTTAGTTGAATAGTGTCAAGCATTAATGTCCCATAAAAGGAAATAGTGTCATATAAATTTGAATCAAGATTAGTAAAAATAATGGTAATAATGGGATGTAATGCTCATTGTTAGATTACAGTTTTTTTTGGGTATTCATGGTCACATGCATTTGTTCGTTGTTGCATAAATTCATGTTACTAAACTATCTTTTTTCAGGAGCGCTTTGTTAAACGAAGACAATATCTTGTGGGTCCCAATTCGTCAACTTTAAAGGTTAGTGGATTGGGTTCTGCACCATTCTCTGGAAATCGTAATTGGCTAGGAGAGCATTCTATGCACATTGTTGTTGTGTAGGACCGAGACAAGAACATTTGTCAAGATACCATTCTCTTGACCAAACACCATTTTGTCAAggagtattttcttatttctttatttagacCAGGCATGAACTGGAGAGCATTTGTACTGTGTTAGCGTACCTGTCAGGATGGTTTATTTATTCATAGTGGATGACCCAACTTCCAACAGAAAGTTTTCCCAGAATATTAGTATTGAATGAATAATGATGAATATGTGAAATTGAAgtgccaaataataaaattgaatttCTAGAGAGTAGATAGTTTACCTTATTGTGGGTAATGGGTGATATCAAAttgctaagccacactatgaagatttgggagagagtggtggagatgagggtgaggagaagAGTGTCAATCTCAGAGAATCAGTTTGGATTCATTTCGGGGCGTTCGGCTActgaagcaatccatcttatgcggagattgatggagaaatttagagaaagaaaaagggatctccatatggtgttcattgaccttgaaaagaCTTATGACAAAGTTTCGAGGAATGTTCTCTGGaggtgtttggaggctaaaggtgtcccgatggtgtatattagaGCGATAAAGAACATGTATGCTGGAGCCAAAACTCGGGTTAGGACGGTGGGAGGTGACTCAGAGCATTTTCCTGTTGAGATGGGACTACATTAGGGATATGTGCtgagtccttttctttttgcctcggtgatggatgagctaacacggtctattcaggaggaggttccatggtgtatgctatttgcggacgacataattttgattgatgagactctgGACAaaattaatgataggttggaggtttggagacaaattTTGGAGTCCAAATGGTTCAGATTGAGCAGGACCAcaacagaatacttggagtgcaaatttagtgttgcgATAAATGAAGAGGgcatggaagtgaggcttgccactcaACCTATCACCAAGacagaaagctttaaatatcttggatccatcattCAGAGTAGTGGGAACATCGATGATGATGCAACGCATCGCATTAGGGcagcgtggatgaaatggaggcttgcctctggaGTCCTGTGTGATAAAAAAGTACtatctaaacttaaaggtaagttttacagaatggtggttagatcggtattgttatatggagtggagtgctGGCCAGTAAAGAACTCTTATGTTCAGAAAATGCATGTTGCAGAaatgaggatgctgagatggatgtgtggacatactgggagtgataagattaggaatgagatTATTCAggagaaggtgggagtgaccTATGTgacagacaagatgagagaagtgagattgagatggtttgggcatgtgcagaggaggggCGTCGACGCCCCGGTTAGGAGGTGCAAGCGGTTGGATTTGGCGGTTATGCgaaggggtaggggtagaccgaaaaagtattggagagaggtgattagacaagatatagCGCTACTCCATACcactgaggacatgaccttagatagaaaagagtggaggtcgcggattagggtagaaggctagtagggatagaatggtgtcttgCTGTGTGTCAGTTTagggtggtcgtaggtctaggcgtgcctttatagttgtgttgttattgcctttgattatcatattaccttgctattgttattgttcttgtcttgtaaaatttgcatcgcttttcgtttttttttggccattatgctatatatattatttttctctcttacttgggactgtgacttttgagccgagggtctttcgaaaacaatcTCTATATCTcaatgaggtagtggtaaggtctgcgtacatcctaccctccctagacctcacttgtgggatttcattgggtatgttgttgttgtttacaTTAGTTGTTAATCATGGTATTGTCTGGTAAACTGATGACCCTTGACCAGAACCACATGAGGTTTGGTATTGTCTGGTAAACTGATGACCCTTGACCAGAGCCACATGAGGTTTAGTCCGACCTCCTACCTACGCCAGCGCGACTCATCCAGACCAAATTAGCTATAGAAACGTTGAGATATAGATCGCTTGAATGTTGATGAAAATCTGACACATCTTTGCTGTTATGACCTTTTGCCATAGAGCTTGATATATATCACTTTGGATGTAGGCCCTGGAAATTTTGACCGGCTGCTATATCCTCGTCCAGGTATACTTGCTGTACATGTAAACTGCAAATTTAGTGtcgtttttcttttcttcctttatgtTTAAGTTTTTGCCTAATCATTGAATCTTAAAGTACATGATATAAATATTCTTGCCAAAATTGGGAACAAACCTTAATCTTGCCTAAAATTGAGTAGGGAAACACAGTTGCTGCTATGGGTTCCTTTAAAGGTCTAAAGCAAGCAAGGAGGATTATAGAAGATTGCATACTGAACAAGATGCATCCGCTACATCATATCAAGGTAAATGAGCAAGTGCatgataattaaaaatgaatttcatGGGGTCTTCGGCTATTTATTATGCGCTGGCTAAAATATCTGATAATTCACTTTTGCTGACGTATCTCTCCGACCATAGATCCTCATGCTGAGGAGAGAGCTCGCAAAAAATCCAGCTCTGGCTAGTGAGAACTGGGACAGATTTCTTCCGCAGTTTAAGAAGTAAGGCATCCTTTCATAAGGTGTTGCGTCagattaattttttaatctGCAGTGCCAATTTCGAAGCTTGATATTATTTTGTTC
The sequence above is a segment of the Solanum dulcamara chromosome 11, daSolDulc1.2, whole genome shotgun sequence genome. Coding sequences within it:
- the LOC129873260 gene encoding KRR1 small subunit processome component codes for the protein MADEENLNVNEELKPKHKGKHDKPKPWDDPSIDHWKIEKFDPSWNQSGLLEVSSFSTLFPQYREKYLQECWPIVKGALKEHGIACELNLVEGSMTVSTTMKTRDPYIIVKARDLIKLLSRSVPAPQAVKILNDEMQCDIIKIGNMVRNKERFVKRRQYLVGPNSSTLKALEILTGCYILVQGNTVAAMGSFKGLKQARRIIEDCILNKMHPLHHIKILMLRRELAKNPALASENWDRFLPQFKKKNVKQKKVKSKEKKPYTPFPPPQQPSKIDQQLESGEYFLSDKKKLAKQWEEKQVKQAEKVAENKKKREEAFVPPEEPKTHNQDVSKVDKDDVTAMASSLKKKAKEFRKQKSIDKIDAEEFIAGPSKPSKKKSKSSR